Proteins found in one Enterococcus sp. 9D6_DIV0238 genomic segment:
- a CDS encoding glycosyltransferase, producing the protein MQTIPVSVLMSVYKKEKPEYFTQTMESTLAQSVQPDEILLVEDGPLTDELYEQIQHYRDRLAGRLTIISLEKNQGLGTALAIGVKNCRNDLIARMDTDDIMANTRLEIQYNTFLKNSELAIIGSNIIEFEDTIENELARKNMPLTNEEIRQFSKKRNPFNHMTVMYKKEAVIAVGNYLPLQGFEDYYLWVRLLKAGYEGQNLPEFLVYARTGNDMYNRRGGLKYLMPGLKARKRIYQEGLGSFTDFVSVSAIHIVICLMPTQLRGKFYKRMLRK; encoded by the coding sequence ATGCAAACTATACCTGTTAGCGTGTTGATGTCTGTCTACAAGAAAGAAAAACCGGAATATTTTACCCAAACGATGGAAAGTACGCTTGCTCAATCCGTTCAGCCGGATGAGATTCTTTTGGTCGAAGATGGACCTCTGACAGATGAATTATATGAGCAGATCCAGCATTACCGTGATCGGTTAGCTGGTCGATTGACTATCATTTCGCTAGAGAAAAATCAAGGTTTGGGCACAGCATTAGCGATTGGTGTGAAGAACTGCCGTAATGACTTGATCGCCCGAATGGATACGGATGATATCATGGCCAATACTCGTTTAGAAATACAATATAATACTTTTTTGAAAAACAGTGAATTAGCTATCATAGGTTCAAACATCATTGAATTTGAAGATACGATCGAAAATGAGCTGGCGAGAAAGAACATGCCTCTAACGAACGAAGAGATTCGCCAGTTTTCCAAAAAAAGAAATCCCTTTAATCATATGACCGTTATGTATAAAAAAGAAGCGGTCATTGCTGTCGGAAATTATCTTCCTTTACAAGGATTTGAAGATTATTACTTGTGGGTCAGATTATTGAAAGCCGGTTATGAAGGTCAGAATTTACCAGAGTTTTTAGTTTACGCACGTACGGGAAATGACATGTATAATCGTCGCGGCGGCCTAAAATACCTGATGCCTGGTCTAAAAGCAAGAAAGAGGATCTATCAAGAAGGACTAGGCAGCTTTACTGATTTCGTTTCAGTATCAGCGATCCATATTGTTATTTGTCTAATGCCTACACAGCTACGGGGGAAATTTTACAAACGAATGCTTAGAAAATAG
- a CDS encoding NAD-dependent epimerase/dehydratase family protein, whose product MFSNNLDYQKDIEKVIQEQLAWNKLKNKSILIIGASGMIGTFLIDCLMALNKKQALNISVYAMGRNLGKLESRFVKYLGDRHFHLVAGDVLEPLVSDITYDFIIHGASNTHPKAYVEDPINTIMTNIKGTEQVLNYAAKHSVERVLFLSTVEIYGENRGDVEKFDEQYCGYIDSNTLRAGYPEGKRASEALCQAYIQQYDVDVVIPRLCRIFGPTMLKEDSKASSQFIRNAVNDEDIVLKSAGTQYYSYCYVADAAYALLYLLLEGKSGEAYNIANSQFDLTLKELAEKLAALVGRKVIFEIPDQTEAAGYSKATQAILATDKIERLGWQPIYSLEEGLEQVIRIMKTEE is encoded by the coding sequence ATGTTTTCAAATAATCTTGATTATCAAAAAGATATCGAAAAAGTTATTCAGGAACAATTGGCATGGAACAAATTAAAAAATAAATCGATTCTGATTATCGGGGCTTCAGGTATGATCGGAACGTTTTTGATCGACTGCTTAATGGCTTTGAATAAGAAACAAGCTCTCAACATCTCAGTTTATGCGATGGGAAGAAATTTAGGAAAGCTGGAGTCAAGGTTTGTCAAATATCTAGGTGATCGCCACTTTCATCTAGTGGCAGGAGATGTTTTAGAACCGTTAGTCTCTGATATTACGTATGATTTCATTATTCATGGTGCAAGTAATACACATCCAAAAGCCTACGTAGAAGATCCGATCAATACGATCATGACGAATATCAAAGGAACAGAACAGGTGCTGAACTATGCAGCGAAGCATTCTGTTGAACGGGTATTGTTTCTTTCCACTGTTGAGATATACGGAGAAAATAGGGGCGACGTAGAGAAATTTGATGAGCAATATTGTGGCTATATAGACAGTAATACGTTAAGGGCTGGTTATCCGGAAGGGAAACGAGCAAGTGAAGCACTGTGCCAAGCATATATTCAGCAGTATGATGTCGATGTAGTGATTCCTAGATTATGTCGCATTTTTGGTCCAACGATGCTGAAAGAAGATTCCAAAGCTTCTTCTCAGTTTATTCGAAACGCTGTGAACGACGAAGATATCGTTTTAAAGAGTGCAGGAACACAGTATTATTCTTATTGTTATGTTGCTGATGCAGCATACGCATTATTGTATTTACTTCTAGAAGGTAAATCTGGCGAAGCGTACAATATTGCCAATAGCCAATTTGACTTAACACTAAAAGAGTTGGCAGAAAAGCTGGCTGCGCTCGTTGGTAGAAAAGTGATCTTTGAAATCCCAGATCAAACAGAAGCTGCGGGTTATTCTAAAGCAACGCAGGCGATTCTAGCTACTGATAAGATAGAACGATTGGGGTGGCAGCCGATTTATTCCTTAGAAGAAGGCTTAGAGCAAGTCATAAGAATTATGAAAACCGAGGAGTGA
- a CDS encoding sugar transferase, giving the protein MTTKSEWNNAKRIAIIIIDVLVFNFSVLVGFWIKFGSNIPSYNFVSYEKSAIYISLFFIFLNMLLGAYVFYNRTINDIVFVTVIGQFLTILFIMTITFAGRWFTFPRSVLVYTFIVGIILLSLWRILVYFLYLKVSSIKKVVIIGTEESVVSAAQNFISHKNKKHQVTKVIVDHYYENLVKQLDEIDIVYISSHIDENEKFKIYKLVTKAEKKLFLNTSFENLIMLKPNMMNFEDESIIEVSDFRIKGEDNFMKRLFDIILSFVLLVIASPLMLIAAILVKVTSPGPVIYKQTRITLDQKEFPILKFRTMSATAEAKSGPVLSTSNDARVTAVGKYLRALRIDELPQLINVIRGDMAIVGPRPERPFFVDQFNSENPQYYLRHNVRAGITGYAQVYGKYASDYNSKLNFDLLYIKNYSLLLDLKILLQTIKILFDKVSSQGVEEVERSTKDLSFLSENKIELFK; this is encoded by the coding sequence ATGACAACTAAAAGTGAATGGAATAATGCAAAGCGAATTGCGATTATTATTATTGACGTGCTTGTCTTTAATTTTTCGGTATTGGTTGGATTTTGGATTAAATTTGGATCTAACATTCCTTCATATAATTTTGTATCCTATGAGAAATCTGCTATCTATATTTCGCTGTTTTTTATCTTTTTAAATATGCTATTAGGTGCGTATGTGTTCTATAATCGAACGATCAATGATATTGTTTTTGTCACCGTGATCGGTCAATTCTTGACGATTTTGTTTATCATGACGATCACATTTGCAGGTCGTTGGTTCACATTTCCGAGATCGGTCCTTGTGTACACATTTATCGTCGGTATTATATTGTTGAGCCTGTGGCGGATTCTGGTTTATTTCTTATATTTAAAAGTCAGCTCGATCAAAAAAGTCGTGATTATAGGAACCGAGGAAAGTGTTGTTTCTGCAGCACAGAACTTTATCAGTCATAAAAATAAAAAGCATCAGGTGACCAAAGTGATCGTTGATCATTATTATGAAAATTTGGTCAAACAGCTTGATGAAATCGATATCGTTTATATTTCTAGCCATATCGATGAGAACGAAAAATTTAAAATCTATAAACTCGTAACAAAAGCGGAAAAGAAGCTATTTTTAAATACCAGCTTTGAAAATCTAATTATGTTAAAACCGAACATGATGAATTTTGAAGATGAAAGTATCATTGAGGTGTCTGATTTTAGAATCAAAGGAGAAGACAACTTCATGAAGCGTCTATTTGATATCATTCTTTCATTTGTGTTGTTAGTTATTGCTTCTCCTTTGATGCTGATTGCAGCGATCTTAGTGAAAGTAACATCTCCTGGTCCTGTGATTTACAAGCAAACAAGAATCACATTGGATCAAAAAGAATTTCCAATTTTAAAATTTAGAACAATGTCTGCAACAGCAGAAGCTAAATCTGGTCCAGTTTTATCAACAAGTAATGATGCTCGTGTAACAGCTGTTGGTAAATACTTACGAGCCTTAAGGATCGACGAGCTGCCTCAATTGATCAATGTGATCAGAGGAGATATGGCGATTGTCGGCCCAAGACCAGAAAGACCTTTTTTCGTGGATCAATTCAATAGTGAGAATCCTCAGTATTACTTACGACACAATGTCAGAGCGGGAATCACTGGATATGCACAGGTGTATGGGAAATATGCATCAGATTATAATAGTAAATTAAATTTTGATCTATTGTATATCAAAAACTATTCATTACTGCTGGATCTGAAAATCTTGTTGCAAACGATCAAGATTTTATTTGATAAAGTTTCTTCTCAAGGTGTAGAAGAGGTTGAACGCAGTACAAAAGATCTGTCATTCTTAAGTGAAAATAAAATTGAGCTATTTAAATGA
- a CDS encoding EpaQ family protein, translating to MDKILNRISNLILLVTIAGSYLMWVVGISTPTTGWIYTNSVYLLSAAIALVLLLRIKSLTKADWILIILAVVIFVFYTLTSSMRHSNRFINASIPLIILLLLCFKKTKFTKIDLGLLAGISGTALFVTIYRMYVELPKLIDPALIWKNDNKLEAIWINTNTIGMTIFLSVMMLTIIIKSFNIGYFKLLVIPVYAAGLLGVWVCQSKASLGALIFFILVDNIVPKKLLKTNYLLLAGFALFFVAGPFIFYQFAESDAMNLFTGRENIWAEFFEKWFSNTQNMLIGMEPFTASWKSLGTHNSFIYTLSNYGIIGYTLIFSVLLYLLATNVFAKTKLSALQVSLFLAFLAICIQATMEDTLLANYWLPIVYSFVGLALQKSEEKTVK from the coding sequence ATGGATAAAATCTTAAATAGAATAAGTAACCTGATTCTATTGGTTACGATTGCTGGTTCTTACTTAATGTGGGTCGTTGGGATCAGCACACCTACAACTGGCTGGATTTATACTAATAGTGTCTATCTATTATCAGCAGCCATTGCATTGGTTCTTTTACTGAGAATAAAATCACTAACGAAAGCAGATTGGATATTGATAATATTAGCTGTAGTGATTTTTGTATTTTATACATTGACGTCTTCTATGAGGCATAGTAATCGGTTTATCAATGCATCGATCCCTTTGATTATTTTACTACTGCTTTGCTTTAAAAAAACGAAGTTCACCAAGATCGATTTAGGTCTGTTGGCTGGTATTTCTGGGACGGCGCTGTTTGTGACGATTTATAGAATGTATGTCGAGTTGCCCAAATTGATCGATCCTGCATTGATTTGGAAAAATGACAATAAGCTAGAAGCGATTTGGATCAATACAAATACGATCGGTATGACGATTTTCTTATCAGTGATGATGTTGACGATCATTATCAAGTCATTTAACATCGGCTATTTTAAATTATTGGTCATTCCAGTATACGCTGCCGGACTTTTAGGTGTTTGGGTATGTCAGTCGAAAGCTTCTCTAGGTGCGTTGATTTTCTTTATTTTAGTCGACAATATCGTTCCTAAGAAACTATTAAAAACTAACTATCTGCTGCTTGCTGGTTTTGCACTATTTTTTGTAGCAGGTCCGTTTATTTTTTATCAGTTTGCTGAGTCGGATGCGATGAATTTATTCACTGGTAGAGAAAATATTTGGGCTGAATTTTTTGAAAAATGGTTTTCCAACACTCAAAATATGCTCATAGGAATGGAACCTTTTACGGCTTCATGGAAATCGCTGGGAACGCATAATAGCTTTATCTATACCTTAAGCAATTATGGCATTATCGGCTATACATTGATTTTTAGCGTGCTGCTTTACTTATTAGCGACTAATGTATTCGCTAAAACCAAACTTTCTGCACTTCAAGTGAGTTTGTTTTTAGCCTTTTTAGCGATTTGTATCCAAGCAACGATGGAGGATACCTTGCTTGCAAACTACTGGTTGCCGATCGTGTACTCCTTTGTTGGACTTGCACTGCAGAAAAGTGAAGAAAAAACAGTAAAGTAA
- a CDS encoding LicD family protein — translation MNKIEDTEQIKRIQRVNLEMANYFVSFCNEHDLLCYFCGGGCIGTVRNQGFIPWDDDLDFFMPRKDYEKLSDLWQVHADVEKYPLMKPSKTFIDHNSFTTIRAAETTFIKPYQQDLDMPHGLPIDIFPLDGAPDGAVKRKIQKLWALIYALFCSQVIPEKHGGVMAFGSKVLLKLVPTKKGRYRIWSFASKQMSKYDFSTSEYVTELCVGPRYMGNLYKRTDFEKAVYLPFEDTTMPVPIGYDHYLTQVFGNYMELPDEKDRISHHDAVYIDTENTYKKYKGIYYCVDHLKEE, via the coding sequence ATGAATAAGATAGAAGACACAGAGCAAATCAAAAGAATCCAAAGGGTCAATTTAGAAATGGCAAACTACTTTGTCAGCTTCTGCAATGAACACGATTTGTTGTGTTATTTTTGTGGTGGCGGCTGTATCGGAACAGTCAGAAATCAAGGCTTTATACCATGGGATGACGATTTGGATTTTTTTATGCCGCGTAAGGATTATGAGAAATTATCTGACTTATGGCAAGTACATGCGGATGTAGAAAAATATCCATTGATGAAACCATCTAAAACCTTCATTGACCATAATTCCTTTACAACGATCCGAGCAGCGGAAACAACCTTTATCAAACCTTATCAGCAGGATTTGGATATGCCTCACGGTTTGCCGATCGATATTTTTCCACTAGACGGCGCACCAGACGGAGCGGTCAAGAGAAAGATTCAAAAGCTATGGGCATTGATCTATGCGTTGTTTTGCTCACAAGTGATTCCGGAAAAACATGGTGGAGTCATGGCGTTTGGCAGTAAAGTCCTCCTAAAACTGGTTCCTACTAAAAAAGGTCGCTATAGAATCTGGTCATTTGCCAGCAAACAGATGTCAAAATATGATTTTTCTACGTCTGAATATGTGACTGAGCTTTGTGTAGGTCCGCGTTACATGGGGAATTTGTATAAGAGAACAGACTTTGAAAAGGCAGTGTACTTGCCTTTTGAAGATACAACGATGCCGGTACCAATCGGGTATGATCATTATTTGACTCAAGTATTCGGTAATTATATGGAGTTGCCGGATGAAAAAGATCGTATTTCTCATCATGATGCAGTGTACATTGATACAGAGAACACTTATAAAAAATATAAAGGAATCTACTATTGTGTGGATCACTTGAAGGAGGAATAA
- a CDS encoding IspD/TarI family cytidylyltransferase, producing the protein MITALIIAGGVGKRMGQDIPKQFIMVEDKPIIIYTLESFQKHPMIDQILVVCKKGWEDTLSAYAKEYHIDKLEWIIEGGNSGQESIRNGVDFLKAHSEKEDTIVIHDGIRPLVDEIVLSDVIVKCKEFGNAVTSLPYNEQIFVKETEETTKQYINRETLRRVSTPQAYQFDKLAWAYEKAFKEGIGISESSYANTMMVDLGETLYFAVGSDKNIKLTTQDDLQLFKGYLRMKEE; encoded by the coding sequence ATGATTACAGCTTTGATTATTGCCGGTGGTGTCGGTAAAAGAATGGGACAGGATATTCCAAAACAATTTATTATGGTTGAGGATAAACCGATTATTATTTATACTTTGGAATCTTTCCAAAAGCATCCGATGATCGACCAAATCCTGGTCGTTTGTAAGAAAGGCTGGGAGGATACCCTATCAGCATATGCAAAAGAGTATCATATCGATAAACTGGAGTGGATCATTGAAGGCGGCAACAGCGGTCAGGAATCCATTAGAAATGGTGTAGATTTCTTAAAAGCACACTCTGAAAAAGAGGATACGATTGTGATCCACGACGGGATTCGTCCATTAGTCGATGAGATCGTATTATCTGATGTTATCGTAAAATGTAAAGAATTCGGTAATGCAGTGACTTCACTGCCTTATAACGAACAAATTTTTGTGAAAGAGACAGAAGAAACAACGAAACAATATATTAATAGAGAAACATTGAGAAGAGTGTCTACACCTCAAGCATACCAATTCGATAAGCTTGCTTGGGCTTATGAAAAAGCCTTCAAAGAAGGCATTGGTATCTCAGAATCATCGTATGCTAATACAATGATGGTCGATTTAGGAGAAACTCTTTATTTTGCTGTGGGTTCTGATAAGAATATCAAACTAACGACACAAGATGACCTGCAATTATTCAAAGGCTATCTTCGAATGAAAGAAGAATAG